The nucleotide sequence CGCATTCGAGAACTTTTAAATAGAATCGAACCCGAAGATCTAAAAGAGGTCTTAGTTGCGACCAACCCTACTTTAGAAGGGGATGCAACAGCGGATTATCTGAATCATCAATTAAAGAATTTTAATGTAACTGTTACTAGGATCGCTTACGGGATCACAGTCGGTGGTTCCATAGAACTCGCGGACCAATACACGTTAGGTAGAGCGATCCGCTCACGACTCAAACTTTAGAACCTATGCTCCGCTGTGACGAACAATTCTCTTAGAATTGTTCCCTGTGTCGTATCTAAATAAGCTTTCAATCCGTTACCCGCTACGAAATAACCGGAACGTAAAAGTATCTGCATATCTCGAAATGCACTCCATCTTAGATTTACGTTATATTCCTGACCGAAATAAGCTGAGGTGTGATAGAAGTTTTCCTCATTGTAAAATCTATTATTATCGATGAGAGGAGACTTGGTCCCGTACAATCTATAATATCCTAAAGTCAAAACCAAGGGTCCGGATAGAACGATATCCGTAAATATTCCGTACTCGTACAAACCGCTCATGTCTCTACCGGAAAATAATGCGTAACCTCCCGTAAAGTCGTTCGCAATATTAGAAAGAGAATATCCGGGGAACAAAGTTCTATAACCGTTCCCATGCAAGTTGGATCTGGTGCCATCCTTTTCGTAACCGGGTCGGCCGGTAGAACCGGAAATCATGGAAGTAATACTTATGGATTCATTATAGCGATAAGATAATTGTGTATCAAAAAATCCTCCTTTGATCTTATACAAGTCGTACTTCTGTTGGATCTCATTACCATCGGCATCCCTGTATGGATTCAAAGATTTGACGGTTCCGTGATTGTAAATACCGTGAATAGTCCATGTAAAATCTGAAAAATTAAATTCGTTAAATAAACCATGCCAGAACAATTGATTCGCGTCGCTGGTCCTGGAAACCAATCCGTACACACCGTTCACGTCTTGAACTTCCCTTAGGTTATCATCCAAATAAAAACTGTACAGTTCATGTTTTGTGTTATTAAAAAAACTCGTTTTGATCTTATAAAAATAAACGTTGGAGCCTTGGTAATTTTTATCTGCAAACGTATTCCTGTCCAAGTCGGTGAGATTATTCTGTTTTGCTACAAACCAACCGCCTTCTATCGTAGTGTTCCAATCCCGGATATCCTTGGTTAAATTCACGCCTGTTCCCGGAACGAACACAACTCTTCCTTGTGCAGAGGTAAAAAGTTGTAAACCAACTCTTGCAGTAAAACTTTTCTCCGGTAATTTAAAGTTTAGATATAAAAAGTTCGTCTGCATATTCACAGCAGAACTGAATGAGGCTTCTCCACCTTGACCGGGCCCCACGTTAGAAGTCTGATTAACTCCTCTTCCACCGAAAATAACGTCACCAATTTGAACACCCACCAACGCTTCGAAATATTTCGAAGTCGAAAAGTTCATATTCAATGTCATCCTAGTATCGTAATAGGTTGTATCTTCCTTTTGAGGACTGAGAGTACTTGGATAACCTTTCTGTCTAGCTGCTAGCTCATTTTGGTACTTAGTCAGAGTGTCCTGATTGTATTGTTGTAGAAAATCCGATCGGTTGTAAGGTGTAACAGGCGTTTGTCTCGAAGTATAAATATCTCTTCCCAGACTAAATCCACGCACCCGGTAGTTCCCCTGAAAATCTATCTTTGTTTTTTCCTCTACTTCCTGAGCAGAAACAGAGAGGCCAAAAAGAACAAGGATAACTAGGGCGAGAATTCGGATCTTTTGAGACGGAGAATCCAACACGAATTATTTTACCCAACCGCTTCCTAGAAAATATTTAGAACGGAGACTTTCGATCACGCCTGTTCTTTTTAATTCTTTGATAAAAAAATTAAAATTGTCCGTAAAGACTAGATCGTTCAAAGGTAATGCGGCGCTAATATACTCATCCATAACCGGATTCACTAGAGCTACATAGTTCGCTTTTAGACTAGGTTGCTTTTGTAATAATGATAGAATATATAAACTATCTGCTACGTAACAAATCACGTTTCCTTTTGTCAAAGCGTCTATCGCGATTGAATCCGATAGATAGCTATAGATTTGGTTCTTACCAAATCTCCTCAAAAGATAATTATGATTTGTAGTATTGGATCTAACTGAAAATGAAAGAGCATTCAGTACCGATAAATCTTCCAAAGATTTAAAAGTCCTAGTAGTTACTATACTACCTTCCGGCTCCGGGGGAAGGGAACGTTTATTTACCAGACCGGCTGGAGTTGTAAGAAGATAAGGGTCCGAAAAGGTAACCGTTTTTCCGCGGCTCAAGTCCGTTGACATCCCAGCCATAGCAATGTCTATCGTTCCTGCAGAGATCTCATCCGAAAATTGTCGAAAGGTTTTGAGAGGTTTCACTTTGAGCGCAACTCCCAAGTAATCAGCATAAAGTTTTGCCAGTTCCATATCAAATCCCGGAAAACCTTCTTTCGGATCTTGGATATAAAAAGGTTCGTAGACACGATTGACCCCGACTACCAATTCCTTCTTGGAAAGGACAGAATCCAACCTGGAGGGGATTGTTTTGGTTTGAGAATATAGGTCTATGGAGGTAAAAAGGACAATTGCCGAAAGAATTGCCGACTGAAACTGCTCCCGCATTTTCATGATACCTATGTTATCGGCATCTTCCGGTTGTTAAAGGAATTTTTAGTCTATTCTAATATTTGAAATTCAGTTCTGCGATTTTTGCGGTCCATTTCCGGGCTTTTTTCCGGATAAATCGGTTCCTTACTTCCCTTGCCGTCTGTGGTAAACCTACCGGATGAAATTCCTTTTTTGACCAAGTAATCTTTCACCGCTGCAGCCCGATTTCGACTTAATTCCAAATTGTCGCTCGGATCTCCGTGTAAATCCGTATGTCCGGTAATTTTCAATTTTATGGAAGGATTTTCATTTAAGAAAGAGACCAATCTGTCTAAAATTTCAAAAGATTTTTCTTCTATCTCAAAAGAACCTGTTCGGAAGTGAATCGATTCCAAAGAGATCTTTTTGTTCTTCTTCAGTTCTTCCCATTCACTCGCTGAAAATTCGTAAATATCGTAATTGCCACCCTCTTTCACTAGCCTACAAAAGTATGCATTTTTGCCGTCAGGAGTTTCCGTGTAGAATGCTTCGTCGCCTGGAGAGTTGATAAGAGGTCCTAGGTTAACTGCAGCGGAGAAGGTCCCGTCTTCCTTGATCTCTACTTTATAAATATCTAATCCACCGTAACCACCCGGACGATTGGAGGAAAAATACAAATACTTACTGTCTCTACTCAATGTGGCAGCGATCTCCGCATATTCGGTATTAACAGGACTTTCCATTCGGATCGCCTTTTTCCAAGAACCATTCTTATATTCTGAAATATAAATATCAGACTCTGCTACTTTTCCGAAAGGATAACGAGTAAAGAATAGGTAGCTACCGGCTAAAAATGGATTCTCTTCTATTGCAGGAGTGTTCACTTCTTGAGGAAGTCTGGTCACTTTGTCCCAAGAGCCGTCTTTCAAGGTGGCGAAGTAAAGGTCTCTAGAAACTCCGATCTTACCGTTCCCTAGTTTAAACTCTATACTTCCGTCCCGATTAGAGGAAAAGATGATTGCTTTTTCATTCTCTATAACGAAAGGACTTTGATCGTCGAATTGGGAATTTAATTCGGAAATTTCTTCGCCAGCAGCCCAACCGTCTTTGGTTTTTACGGATTTATAAAGATCCGAATAATTTGAATTTTTACGTTTAGAATAATAATATAAAGTATTTCCATCTTCCGATAGGCTTATTCCGAATTCATTTAAAGAAGTGTTAATCTCTCCTTTTATAGGGGCAACTTTCCCTTTCATGGGCGAATCTTCCGCCCCTGATACGGAAAATCCTGCAAACACAAAGTAACAAAATAAGATAGAGACGGTCTTAGAAAATGGTGAGGATTGAGTATGGGTATCGGAAGCCATACTCTAACTATCTGTCTTTTAGGAAAAAACCTGATACTTTTTCGTAGAAAAAATCAGAGATATTTATTCAAAACATCAGGGAACTCGATTGTTCCATCTTCTTTTTGATACGTCTCCATTACGGCTGCCAAGGTCCTTCCGATCGCTAAACCGGAACCATTCAATGTATGGACCAATTGATTTTTGCCTTCTTTTGATTTGTAACGGATCTTACCACGTCGTGCCTGAAAATCTTTGAAGTTAGAAACGGAAGAAATTTCCATCCAACGATCCAAACCGGGCATCCAAACTTCCAAATCGTACGTTTTGGAAGAAGCAGCCGAAATATCTCCGCTGCATAATAACATCACTCTGTATCGGATCCCTAATTTTTTCAGGATATTCTCCGCGTGTGAGAGCATCTTTTTATGTTCTTCTTCTGAGTCTTCCGGACGAGCAAATTTCACGAGTTCCACTTTTTGGAATTGGTGAACACGAACTAGACCTCTCGTATCTTTTCCGTAAGAACCTGCTTCTCTTCTAAAACAAGAGGTATGGGCAGTTATGGAGATGGGTAGTGAATTTTCCGGAATGATCTCATCCCGGTATAAATTCGTTAACGGAACTTCCGCCGTTGGAATTAGATTGAGTTCATCTCTCTCTAAGCGATAGTACTCATCCTTGAATTTTGGATACTGCCCTGTAGTAGTCATACATTCGTCGTTTACCATGACCGGCACCCAAACTTCCGTATAACCATGGTCAGTGGTATGAGTTTCTAGCATAAAATTCGCAAGCGCTCTTTCCAGTTTAGCGCCCATGCCGAAATAAGTGTAAGCTCTCGCGCCGGCGAGTTTTGTTCCCTTTTCGAAATTAAACCAACCTAAGGCTTCTCCCAACTCAAAATGAGGTTTTGGCTTAAATTTATAATCGCGGACTTCTCCCACTTCATACAAAATTTTATTATCGTGCTCGTTCTTACCGACAGGAACGTCTTTATCCAGAATATTAGGAAGACCTAAATTAATTTCGAGCAGCTTGGATTCGAGAGATTCCAGATCATCTTCTATCTTTTTGATCTTATCTCCAATCTCTTTTACTGCGGCGGAAGCGGTTGCAATATCTCCCCCAGCTTGTTTTACTTTTCCGATTTCCTTACTTGCCTTGTTCCTTTCTTCACGGAATACATCCGCTTCCTTTTGGAGAACTTTTCTTTTTTGGATGATCTCGGCAAGTTGATCCAAAACTGCAATGTCCTTAAAACCTCTTAATTCCAGATTGGATTTTAATTCTTCCGTATTGTCCGTAATATATTTCAGATCAATCATGATGATACGCCTTCCTTTGCGTGAATTTTAAGGAATTATTATACAAAGTTTTTTCAACCTGCACATTGGATTCTTTTCTGAGTGAGAACATTTTCTCTAAAACGAATTTCGTATAAGAAGGTTCGTTCCGTTTTCCTCGGAAAGGAGGTGGTGCAAGAAATGGTGCATCCGTTTCAATCAGCATACTTTCCAAAGGAAGTTTTTCTGCGGCTTCTTGGATATCTCTTGCATTCTTAAAAGCAACTATCCCCGAAAAAGAAATATAATATCCCAGATCCACTAACTGCTTCGCTGTCGGATAATCGTAAGTAAAACAATGGATCACTCCGAAAGCCTTATCCCTATGTTCCTTTAAAATAGAAACCGTATCTTCTGCCGCATCTCTGGAATGGATGACTACCGGAAGAGAATATATAGAAGACGCTTCTAAAAAAGAATGCAGCACATCCGCCTGATACGCTTTAGTCGATGCATCGTGATAATAGTCCAATCCGATCTCTCCAATCGCGGATAACTTTTGGTCCGTCACATTTTCTTTGACTAGTGTCAAAATTTCTTCTTTTTTAGGAAATTCATGAGTCTCTGTCGGATGGCAACCGATCGAATAAAATATTTCGATCTCTTCATCTGAAAATTTTTCAGATAAACCTTTCGCCCTAATCGAACTCTCAAGGTCGATCCCGATTTGGACGATCTTTTTTATACCAGATTCTTTTGCATTTTTTAGAGATTCTGCAATATCCTGCCCTTGCTCTTGTATTATATCTAAGTGGCAGTGAGTGTCTATGATGGAGTACATATGAAAACGGCTTTTAAAAGGCAGTTTTCGCGATTTGTATTGACTGAAAAGATAAATTTTTAGAATCCTTACAGCATAATAACGGAACGGGGAAACTCGTTGGTTTGGGACATAATAGCTTGAATCTTAAATCCTACCTTGCACTACTTTATTATAGGCTCAGATATAAATACCAAGATCTGAAGCTTAAGTTAGATATCAAAATCGCAAATTGGAATAAGAAAGGTAAAGAACGTCTCACCGTCATGGTGATTCCCCACTCCGAACAAAAGACGATCAACTTTCATATCTCTTACAGAGCGATCACCATCTTTATCGGAACAATTTTGGTCCTTCTTCTTATCAGTTCTATCAATGTTCTTAGTCACTCAGGATCCATTCACCAGTTGACTGAGCTGAACTTATCCAACCAGGACTTCATTCGTCAGTCTGCAAAAATGAAGGAAGAGATCGATAGTCTTCACGAGCATGTCGAATACTACCACAATCATGTGGGAGCACTTTACGGAAGACTGACAGGCGACAATTCCAAAGTTGCAAAAGGAATCGGCGGGGCTGAAAAACTTGCTCTCGGTTCCGATAAGAATCCAGCCCCTGGAGCGGAAGTATTCCGATTAAAAGAAGACGTTCACAATCTCAAGGTAGCGAACGAACTTACGCAAGAGATCATAAGCATATTAAAAAAACGTAAAAATCTAATTCGCCAAACCCCGTCCATTTGGCCGGTAAAAGGATATGTTCTCTACCCTTACGGAGAATATTTGAATCCGATTACGGCTCGTAGAGACTTCAACAACGGATTGGATATCGGGGCTTTCCCAGGATCGGAAGTAGTTGCGACCGCACCTGGAACAGTTTATGAGATAGGATACACTCGTAACACCGGCTATTTTGTAAAAGTTGCTCATAAATTCGGTTGGAAAACGATTTACTCGAATTTGGATCGTGTAAAAGTGAAAGCGAATCAGCAAATTTCCAAAAACGAAGTATTAGGTTTCGTTGGAAAATCGGAAAACAGCCCTCAGTACAGTCTTCATTATGAAATTCATGTGGGTACCAGAGCGATCGATCCTTTTGCATTCTTGAACCAGATCCAAGACTGATGGCCCATACAGAAGAGCAATTAGCGGTAAATAGTATCATCGGCGAAGGCGCCGAATTTAGCGGAGACTTCAAACTTTCCGGGCTTCTACGTATTGACGGTATTTTTAGGGGAACCATAAAAACCGATGGAAAAGTCCTAATCGGAAAGACCGGAATCGTCGATACGGATATTAAAGCTCGTATTGTCGTCGCCGGCGGTGAAATTAATGGGAATATATTCGCGTCGGAACGAGTGACTCTACTCGCTAGCTGCCGTATGAAAGGTGACATCATCACTCCAAAGGTAGTTATGGAAGAGGGAGTACAATTCGAGGGAAATTGTAAGATTAACCCGACCACTCATTGAAGATCCAATCTCAACAAAAAGACCCTCGAACTGAATCACGTAGAAAAAGAGACTTCGGACTTTCCCTAAGTTCTTCCTTATACCAACCTGTTCCAAGTTCCGTATCCGATTCCCAGATACCTGATTCGAAAAGTGAATTTTTCGACTTAGTCGAACATCTTCTTCCCTATAACCAGGAAAGAACGAGAGATCTAAATTCTTTGCTTAGAGATCTTCCGGATGCTGAGAGAAATTTTTTAAAATCTCCAACGTATGCAAATCTGGAAGTTTACAAAAGGATCGTTCAGGGTATTTTAAAAGAAGTCATGGATAGAAATACAAGTTTGGAAACTTTGCGAACCAGGGCGAGAGGCGGTTCCGAGAAAGTTTACCAAGTAGTTCAGATCGTAGACGATAAGATCCAAACTCTAGCGGACTTCATCATTCATCCTGAAAATTCTACCTTTGACCTGATGAAAAGAATGGAAGATATTCGCGGTTTATTAGTAGATCTAATGAATTAATATCGGGATTTAGAACTTAAGTTCTTAAACACTTCCGGAAGTTTTGCCGGTTTTCTGGATTCCAATTGTAAAAACGCCCAGGTCAATTCTCCCGTACAAACCAAACTATTATCGGTTAATTTGCGAACCTGTATATTCCATTGGATGCTGGCAGGTTTGATCTCTCCCGCCTTCACATAGATTTTTAGTTCTTCGTCGAATC is from Leptospira sp. WS58.C1 and encodes:
- a CDS encoding substrate-binding periplasmic protein, encoding MREQFQSAILSAIVLFTSIDLYSQTKTIPSRLDSVLSKKELVVGVNRVYEPFYIQDPKEGFPGFDMELAKLYADYLGVALKVKPLKTFRQFSDEISAGTIDIAMAGMSTDLSRGKTVTFSDPYLLTTPAGLVNKRSLPPEPEGSIVTTRTFKSLEDLSVLNALSFSVRSNTTNHNYLLRRFGKNQIYSYLSDSIAIDALTKGNVICYVADSLYILSLLQKQPSLKANYVALVNPVMDEYISAALPLNDLVFTDNFNFFIKELKRTGVIESLRSKYFLGSGWVK
- a CDS encoding OmpA family protein, giving the protein MASDTHTQSSPFSKTVSILFCYFVFAGFSVSGAEDSPMKGKVAPIKGEINTSLNEFGISLSEDGNTLYYYSKRKNSNYSDLYKSVKTKDGWAAGEEISELNSQFDDQSPFVIENEKAIIFSSNRDGSIEFKLGNGKIGVSRDLYFATLKDGSWDKVTRLPQEVNTPAIEENPFLAGSYLFFTRYPFGKVAESDIYISEYKNGSWKKAIRMESPVNTEYAEIAATLSRDSKYLYFSSNRPGGYGGLDIYKVEIKEDGTFSAAVNLGPLINSPGDEAFYTETPDGKNAYFCRLVKEGGNYDIYEFSASEWEELKKNKKISLESIHFRTGSFEIEEKSFEILDRLVSFLNENPSIKLKITGHTDLHGDPSDNLELSRNRAAAVKDYLVKKGISSGRFTTDGKGSKEPIYPEKSPEMDRKNRRTEFQILE
- the serS gene encoding serine--tRNA ligase, with protein sequence MIDLKYITDNTEELKSNLELRGFKDIAVLDQLAEIIQKRKVLQKEADVFREERNKASKEIGKVKQAGGDIATASAAVKEIGDKIKKIEDDLESLESKLLEINLGLPNILDKDVPVGKNEHDNKILYEVGEVRDYKFKPKPHFELGEALGWFNFEKGTKLAGARAYTYFGMGAKLERALANFMLETHTTDHGYTEVWVPVMVNDECMTTTGQYPKFKDEYYRLERDELNLIPTAEVPLTNLYRDEIIPENSLPISITAHTSCFRREAGSYGKDTRGLVRVHQFQKVELVKFARPEDSEEEHKKMLSHAENILKKLGIRYRVMLLCSGDISAASSKTYDLEVWMPGLDRWMEISSVSNFKDFQARRGKIRYKSKEGKNQLVHTLNGSGLAIGRTLAAVMETYQKEDGTIEFPDVLNKYL
- a CDS encoding TatD family hydrolase, with protein sequence MYSIIDTHCHLDIIQEQGQDIAESLKNAKESGIKKIVQIGIDLESSIRAKGLSEKFSDEEIEIFYSIGCHPTETHEFPKKEEILTLVKENVTDQKLSAIGEIGLDYYHDASTKAYQADVLHSFLEASSIYSLPVVIHSRDAAEDTVSILKEHRDKAFGVIHCFTYDYPTAKQLVDLGYYISFSGIVAFKNARDIQEAAEKLPLESMLIETDAPFLAPPPFRGKRNEPSYTKFVLEKMFSLRKESNVQVEKTLYNNSLKFTQRKAYHHD
- a CDS encoding M23 family metallopeptidase, producing the protein MNLKSYLALLYYRLRYKYQDLKLKLDIKIANWNKKGKERLTVMVIPHSEQKTINFHISYRAITIFIGTILVLLLISSINVLSHSGSIHQLTELNLSNQDFIRQSAKMKEEIDSLHEHVEYYHNHVGALYGRLTGDNSKVAKGIGGAEKLALGSDKNPAPGAEVFRLKEDVHNLKVANELTQEIISILKKRKNLIRQTPSIWPVKGYVLYPYGEYLNPITARRDFNNGLDIGAFPGSEVVATAPGTVYEIGYTRNTGYFVKVAHKFGWKTIYSNLDRVKVKANQQISKNEVLGFVGKSENSPQYSLHYEIHVGTRAIDPFAFLNQIQD
- a CDS encoding bactofilin family protein, whose product is MAHTEEQLAVNSIIGEGAEFSGDFKLSGLLRIDGIFRGTIKTDGKVLIGKTGIVDTDIKARIVVAGGEINGNIFASERVTLLASCRMKGDIITPKVVMEEGVQFEGNCKINPTTH
- a CDS encoding YaaR family protein, coding for MKIQSQQKDPRTESRRKRDFGLSLSSSLYQPVPSSVSDSQIPDSKSEFFDLVEHLLPYNQERTRDLNSLLRDLPDAERNFLKSPTYANLEVYKRIVQGILKEVMDRNTSLETLRTRARGGSEKVYQVVQIVDDKIQTLADFIIHPENSTFDLMKRMEDIRGLLVDLMN